In one window of Eretmochelys imbricata isolate rEreImb1 chromosome 21, rEreImb1.hap1, whole genome shotgun sequence DNA:
- the YOD1 gene encoding ubiquitin thioesterase OTU1 produces MLRLRCKARSGSHPLPGLTAHSRLRELQAALAALTGVPAPAQRLLLGFPPRSLDLSDGERRLGELGIHSGDTLIVEEDMTKPKTESPVVAKRSVSTLVREALPVLARRVVPADNSCLFTSIFYVVEGGIYDPACAPEMRSLIAQIVASDPESYCEAVLGKTNEEYCEWIRRDDTWGGAIEVSILSKFYQCEICVVDTQTVRIDRFGEDAGYARRVLLIYDGIHYDPLERKIPDSDIPPLTIFSTNDDVVLAQALELADEARRKRQFTDVNRFTLRCMVCQKGLTGQVEAREHAKETGHANFGEV; encoded by the exons ATGCTGCGGCTGCGCTGCAAGGCCCGGAGCGGCTCCCACCCGCTGCCCGGCCTCACGGCGCATTCCCGCCTCCGGGAGCTGCAGGCCGCCCTGGCCGCCCTCACCGGGGTGCCCGCCCCGGCCCAGCGCCTCCTGCTCGGCTTCCCCCCGCGGAGCCTGGACCTGAGCGACGGGGAGCGGCGGCTGGGGGAGCTCGGCATCCACTCAG GTGATACTCTAATAGTTGAAGAGGACATGACCAAACCCAAGACTGAGTCACCTGTAGTTGCAAAAAGGAGTGTCTCTACTTTGGTCAGGGAAGCACTGCCTGTACTTGCAAGGAGGGTTGTTCCAGCAGATAACTCCTGTCTCTTCACAAGCATATTCTATGTGGTAGAGGGAGGCATTTATGATCCAGCATGTGCTCCGGAGATGCGCAGTCTTATAGCCCAGATAGTGGCAAGTGATCCAGAGTCCTATTGTGAGGCAGTACTAGGGAAAACCAATGAAGAGTATTGTGAGTGGATCAGAAGAGACGATACGTGGGGAGGAGCCATCGAAGTATCCATTCTGTCTAAGTTTTATCAGTGTGAAATCTGTGTAGTTGATACACAGACAGTCAGAATTGACCGTTTTGGGGAAGATGCTGGCTATGCTAGGCGGGTCCTTCTGATTTATGATGGGATTCATTATGATCCACTTGAACGTAAAATCCCTGACTCAGACATCCCTCCCCTGACCATTTTCTCAACAAATGATGATGTTGTTCTTGCACAAGCATTGGAATTAGCAGATGAAGCCAGACGAAAGAGGCAGTTTACGGATGTAAATCGCTTTACACTAAGATGCATGGTGTGCCAGAAGGGTCTAACTGGACAAGTGGAAGCCAGAGAACATGCCAAGGAGACTGGGCATGCGAACTTTGGAGAAGTGTGA
- the C21H1orf116 gene encoding specifically androgen-regulated gene protein, translated as MPKEDLWLGTAGQGSGSCDSMVSTISSHSEFSDNSYDYLSIEEKECLMFLEETIDSLDTEADSGVSADETDYAERSELPRTWPKRDCVPKNLDSGSLTESFGQLHEVEQKGDKHGSLLSSSAPGVVTSSGYRSLPRSVNAASAPTTTKVSVSKATNLTDGPTPTAQETGKSSWKMPKEMGIEDTSNHQPRVSTQIKPSDLESVIIHPPEPFQDPRSKGSANGSEDKLLPEAATGNEAEVAPQPSAPENARLPLKEEKKHCEKGQERATDPQGSQGKLPSKEASLDSNIKPGPPTAPKPRKLPPNIILKPSKIRPAPLLDPNHNRKGPSPSSPKYKSSTSDSSVEKQERARWEALEKLGLLHDKGRESKVHVVRPPTAPKPNPVLIPRAGSRDNLNSDDGTDAPMNEKPDHAPGLNPAERAAPGLSQTIKSNSLDHSGIGLSREDQNMDSSSLGKTSISKMMALSVLRNNRTRPASLGTREDFIEFKASKTDKELGKGDKRKSYPLLKFPRPTCVSVKITPKGAKDENRREALKKLGLLKE; from the exons ATGCCGAAAGAGGATTTGTGGCTAGGGACAGCTGGTCAAGGTTCTGGCAGTTGTGACAGCATGGTCAGCACTATCTCAAGCCACTCTGAATTT aGTGATAACAGCTATGATTATTTATCTATCGAAGAAAAGGAATGTTTGATGTTCCTAGAAGAAACTATTGATTCTCTGGATACGGAAGCAGACAGTGGGGTTTCTGCTGATGAGACTGATTATGCTGAACGTTCTGAGCTCCCCAGAACATGGCCAAAGAGAGACTGTGTTCCAAAAA ATTTGGACAGTGGGTCTCTCACTGAAAGTTTTGGTCAGCTACATGAAGTAGAACAAAAGGGTGATAAGCATGGATCGCTTCTCTCAAGTTCTGCTCCAGGGGTGGTTACAAGCTCAGGCTACCGCAGCCTTCCAAGGAGTGTCAACGCAGCAAGCGCACCAACCACCACCAAGGTTTCTGTCAGCAAAGCAACTAACCTCACTGATGGTCCAACTCCAACAGCTCAAGAGACAGGGAAGTCTTCGTGGAAGATGCCCAAGGAAATGGGGATTGAGGACACGTCAAATCACCAGCCCAGAGTGAGTACTCAGATAAAGCCATCAGACTTGGAGTCTGTAATTATCCACCCCCCTGAACCCTTCCAGGATCCCAGAAGCAAGGGATCTGCTAATGGCAGTGAAGACAAACTACTCCCTGAGGCAGCAACGGGGAATGAGGCTGAAGTTGCACCACAGCCTTCTGCTCCAGAGAATGCAAGGCTGCCtctgaaagaggagaagaaaCATTGTGAGAAGGGACAAGAGAGAGCCACTGATCCTCAAGGCAGCCAAGGGAAATTACCCTCAAAAGAAGCTTCTCTGGATTCAAACATCAAGCCAGGGCCTCCCACAGCCCCAAAGCCAAGAAAACTGCCACCAAATATTATCCTTAAACCTAGCAAAATCAGACCAGCACCACTCTTAGACCCTAATCACAATAGAAAAGGGCCTTCTCCATCTTCACCCAAGTACAAATCCAGCACCAGTGACTCTTCTGTGGAAAAGCAGGAAAGAgccaggtgggaggcactggagaAGTTGGGACTCCTACATGATAAAGGAAGGGAATCTAAAGTCCATGTTGTCAGACCTCCTACTGCTCCCAAACCAAACCCTGTCCTCATTCCTAGGGCTGGTAGTAGGGATAACTTAAACAGTGATGATGGAACTGATGCTCCTATGAATGAGAAACCTGATCATGCTCCAGGTTTAAATCCAGCAGAGCGTGCGGCTCCTGGCTTGAGCCAGACAATCAAATCCAACTCCTTAGACCATTCAGGCATAGGTCTGAGCAGGGAGGACCAGAACATGGACAGTAGCTCGCTTGGCAAAACATCCATCTCTAAGATGATGGCTCTCAGTGTTCTTAGGAATAACCGAACACGCCCAGCTTCCCTTGGCACAAGGGAAGACTTTATTGAATTCAAAGCATCCAAAACTGATAAGGAGCTGGGGAAAGGTGACAAGCGCAAATCTTACCCGTTGCTGAAGTTTCCCCGGCCTACTTGTGTCAGTGTAAAAATCACCCCTAAAGGAGCAAAAGATGAAAACCGCCGGGAGGCTCTGAAAAAACTTGGCCTACTGAAGGAATAA